Proteins co-encoded in one bacterium genomic window:
- a CDS encoding kinase, whose amino-acid sequence MIISRTPFRISFFGGGTDYPVWYRENSGAVLSTTIDKYCYITCRRLPPFFEYKHRIVYSKYEHVNEIDEIVHPAVREAFRFMDIKDGLEIHHDGDLPARSGLGSSSSFTVGLLHALYALKGEMVTKKRLSLEAIHIEQEMIKENVGSQDQVSVAFGGLNKIEFSGNHDIEVRPITIREPRLQELQDCLMLFFTGFTRIASDVAGDKISQIPNKKKELNILHDMVNNAIDILNGNYDLVEFGKLLDESWKIKKSLSSKVSNRNIDNIYESAIKAGATGGKILGAGSGGFILFFVRPEKRDRVKKALSPLLHVPFRFDKTGSQIIYYSESGV is encoded by the coding sequence AATCTCTTTTTTTGGAGGTGGAACTGATTATCCTGTCTGGTATAGAGAGAATAGCGGAGCAGTTCTTTCAACAACTATAGATAAATATTGTTATATAACTTGTCGGCGACTCCCTCCTTTCTTTGAATACAAGCACAGAATTGTCTATTCAAAGTACGAACATGTTAACGAAATAGATGAAATTGTGCACCCTGCCGTTAGAGAGGCATTTAGATTTATGGATATTAAGGATGGATTAGAGATACATCATGACGGGGACCTCCCCGCGCGATCCGGTCTAGGATCGAGTTCGTCTTTTACTGTAGGGTTATTGCATGCTCTATATGCTTTAAAAGGGGAAATGGTTACAAAAAAACGCTTGTCTCTTGAAGCTATTCATATTGAGCAGGAGATGATAAAAGAAAATGTAGGTTCACAAGACCAGGTGAGTGTAGCGTTTGGAGGCCTAAATAAGATTGAATTTTCCGGTAATCATGATATTGAAGTCAGACCCATAACTATAAGAGAGCCGAGGTTGCAGGAATTGCAGGATTGTTTAATGCTATTTTTTACTGGTTTTACAAGGATAGCTTCAGATGTAGCAGGAGATAAAATATCTCAAATCCCAAATAAAAAGAAGGAACTTAATATATTGCATGATATGGTTAATAACGCTATAGATATCTTAAATGGAAACTATGACCTTGTTGAATTTGGCAAATTGCTTGATGAAAGCTGGAAAATTAAGAAAAGTTTGTCTAGTAAAGTATCAAACAGGAACATAGACAATATTTATGAGAGCGCAATTAAGGCTGGTGCAACTGGTGGGAAGATTTTAGGCGCTGGTAGTGGGGGCTTTATTTTGTTTTTTGTGAGGCCTGAGAAAAGAGATAGAGTAAAGAAAGCATTAAGTCCTTTATTGCACGTGCCTTTTCGTTTTGATAAAACAGGAAGCCAGATTATTTATTATAGTGAAAGCGGAGTGTAA
- a CDS encoding DegT/DnrJ/EryC1/StrS family aminotransferase has translation MKIPFGTISITKKSRELIKEILKSNRLSSGKHVREFEKKFAKLIGTKEAIAVSSGTDALVLALAVLYEFGARRGDEIIVPALSFVATGNAVLHAGFTPVFVDINKKTLNIDCSKIEGVITKKTKAILPVHLMGKPADMDTINSIAKKHNLYVIEDAAEAHGAVYKNKNIGTIGDMAAYSLYVAHIISTVEGGIITTDNQNFAETIRSLRSHGRACKCESCVLNTASAYCPKRFKYKDNADIRFIFERVGFSSKMNEMEAAIGIGNLDIYNDILSRRRENLYYLIKKFKNFEPYMATIEKESYEEIGPHAFPMIIQEGVKFTRNQLVTFLEKNEIDTRSLFSSMPTQCLGFKFLGYKEGDFPNAEYIGEHGIHIGVHQDLDKEKCDYIINTIGKFLSKNG, from the coding sequence GTGAAAATTCCTTTTGGAACAATTTCTATAACGAAAAAATCCAGAGAATTAATAAAAGAAATTCTCAAATCAAATAGATTATCCAGTGGGAAGCACGTAAGAGAATTCGAAAAAAAATTCGCAAAACTTATAGGCACAAAAGAAGCGATTGCGGTTAGCAGTGGAACTGATGCTCTTGTGTTAGCATTGGCAGTGTTATATGAATTTGGCGCAAGACGGGGAGACGAGATCATAGTTCCAGCCCTATCGTTTGTAGCAACAGGCAATGCTGTGTTGCATGCTGGGTTTACTCCTGTTTTTGTGGATATTAATAAAAAAACTTTAAATATTGACTGTTCTAAGATTGAAGGCGTTATTACAAAAAAGACCAAAGCGATTTTGCCTGTTCATTTAATGGGGAAGCCTGCAGATATGGATACCATAAATAGTATTGCAAAAAAACACAATCTCTATGTAATTGAAGATGCAGCAGAGGCGCACGGAGCAGTCTATAAGAACAAAAATATAGGCACTATAGGGGATATGGCTGCATATAGTCTTTATGTTGCGCACATAATCAGTACTGTAGAAGGAGGCATTATTACTACAGATAATCAGAACTTTGCTGAAACAATAAGGTCATTAAGAAGTCATGGGAGAGCATGTAAGTGTGAAAGCTGTGTGCTTAATACTGCATCTGCTTATTGTCCAAAGAGGTTTAAGTATAAAGATAATGCAGATATTAGATTTATATTTGAACGAGTCGGTTTTTCATCTAAGATGAATGAGATGGAGGCAGCAATAGGGATCGGGAACCTGGATATATATAATGATATTCTTAGCAGAAGAAGAGAAAATCTTTATTATCTTATAAAAAAATTCAAAAATTTTGAACCCTATATGGCAACAATAGAAAAGGAATCTTATGAGGAGATAGGGCCACACGCTTTTCCCATGATTATTCAAGAGGGTGTAAAATTTACCCGTAATCAGCTTGTAACTTTTCTAGAAAAAAATGAGATTGATACAAGAAGCTTGTTCTCTTCTATGCCCACGCAATGTCTTGGCTTTAAATTCTTGGGTTATAAAGAAGGAGATTTTCCAAATGCTGAGTACATAGGAGAACATGGGATTCATATAGGAGTCCATCAGGATTTAGATAAAGAGAAATGCGATTACATTATTAATACAATAGGAAAATTTTTATCAAAAAATGGCTAG
- a CDS encoding NUDIX hydrolase → MARTSKKVQPWQLLSTKELFAVSPWIKVYEDTIKLPSGRIVEDYYRIALPEYAMIYAQRKDGKVLFERQYKHGLGKITLVLPAGALEKGERAIETAKRELLEETGYQAGRWKYVGSFLVNGNKGCGRAHFFIAKELEKISEPVIDDMEEPEIVFISEHSIMKAIFNGEISTLATASLVAIATNPAISQIY, encoded by the coding sequence ATGGCTAGGACGTCTAAAAAAGTACAACCATGGCAACTATTGTCTACTAAAGAGTTGTTTGCAGTTTCTCCCTGGATTAAAGTTTATGAAGATACGATAAAACTTCCCAGTGGGAGAATCGTTGAGGATTATTATCGGATTGCACTTCCTGAATATGCAATGATTTATGCTCAGAGAAAGGATGGAAAGGTTCTCTTTGAACGACAATATAAACATGGTCTTGGGAAAATAACACTTGTTTTGCCAGCAGGAGCTCTGGAAAAAGGGGAAAGGGCTATTGAAACTGCAAAAAGAGAACTGCTTGAAGAAACAGGTTACCAGGCAGGTAGATGGAAATATGTTGGGTCATTTTTAGTGAATGGAAATAAAGGATGCGGAAGAGCTCACTTTTTTATTGCAAAAGAACTAGAAAAGATTTCTGAGCCGGTAATTGATGATATGGAGGAACCTGAAATTGTGTTTATTTCTGAGCATTCTATCATGAAGGCAATATTTAACGGTGAAATTTCTACTCTTGCTACTGCGTCTTTAGTAGCAATTGCAACAAACCCCGCTATATCCCAAATCTATTAG
- a CDS encoding nucleotidyltransferase family protein, with product MKAIILAGGFGLRLRGTVKNLPKPMAPITGRPFLEYLVLQLKKWGINEIILGVGYLKGKIKSYFGNGKQWDVHIIYSEENKPLGTGGAIKKAVELIDDDEFLVMNGDSFLDLDFNRIISFHRKQKAVATIGITCVDDLSRYGKVEINSKNEVIKFVEKDSDVGRFINGGVYVFTRKIINCIPMGKVSLEHDVLPALINQGLYGMITKGFFVDIGVPQDFFDLCKNPEKLLNAV from the coding sequence ATGAAAGCTATTATTTTGGCAGGCGGATTTGGTTTGCGTTTACGTGGAACCGTTAAGAATTTACCAAAACCAATGGCTCCGATAACCGGAAGACCTTTCCTTGAATACTTAGTATTACAGCTTAAAAAATGGGGAATTAACGAAATAATACTTGGGGTAGGATATCTAAAAGGAAAAATTAAATCTTATTTCGGTAATGGCAAACAGTGGGATGTGCATATTATATATTCTGAGGAAAATAAGCCCTTAGGAACAGGGGGAGCTATCAAGAAGGCGGTTGAATTAATAGATGATGATGAGTTTTTGGTAATGAATGGAGATTCTTTTCTTGATTTGGATTTCAATCGGATTATTAGTTTTCATCGGAAACAAAAAGCAGTAGCTACTATAGGTATAACCTGTGTTGATGATTTAAGCCGTTATGGTAAGGTAGAAATTAATAGTAAAAACGAGGTAATTAAGTTTGTTGAAAAAGATTCTGATGTGGGCAGATTTATTAATGGAGGAGTGTACGTCTTCACTCGTAAGATTATTAATTGCATTCCTATGGGTAAAGTTTCTTTGGAACATGATGTTTTACCTGCCCTTATCAATCAAGGATTATATGGTATGATAACAAAAGGGTTCTTCGTAGATATAGGCGTGCCTCAGGATTTCTTTGACCTATGCAAAAATCCCGAAAAGTTATTGAATGCTGTATGA
- a CDS encoding YfhO family protein gives MNNKLYNLIAIILFTILALIVTFPVIFNMSKLIYGYPDDTIGTLSCIWYYKFAVLHHFNPCINFHVGFPFEESSLGSGAIIEKIITGPIAILTSEIFTWNLFSILNFALSAILMYSLVRYLTDNKISAFISGIIYGFCPHICMQSFNHIQIAAIQWMPLYILFLMKLLFEKNYKNALFCGIFYALVLLSNAYYGYYMLLFTVIFIVFLVLKHIKNPGAVIKKNRFKILKLAGVGFLTSLIIIIPYEYKIIKPIFSKDKNNPAVFNRPLQGLIFSAARPKDFLLPPRTNPVLKNISKPFMSPDFGSMIDHTLYLGYTPLILSIIAAGFWWKRREKEKGKMGKFNFVVPFFVAVFFVFGIMSSPPWIPIGAAKLNSAPFKLPMPSYFLHKIFPMFRYYSRMVVVMMISLSVLSGIGIKFLLEKFKIKNLKLKIIFAGIIFVLIGIEYVNIPPFHYFDSTPPEVYTWLAKQDGEFSSAIAEYPMLAGRTPEYGYLFWQRVHKQKLVNGGDRARLMKLLYIDNSKIVNQLREWGVKYVIIHRDLYKDYEKDYNIPMPIIDEEKLGLRLIRAFDQKKNKNYKEQYFSPNMYFDKFFGKTDVYKIK, from the coding sequence ATGAATAATAAATTATATAATTTGATAGCGATAATTCTCTTCACAATTCTTGCTCTTATAGTTACCTTTCCTGTTATATTTAATATGAGTAAACTAATCTATGGTTATCCTGATGATACAATTGGAACTTTATCTTGTATTTGGTATTATAAGTTTGCAGTTCTTCATCATTTTAATCCATGTATAAATTTTCACGTTGGTTTTCCTTTTGAAGAATCCTCTCTTGGCTCTGGTGCGATTATTGAGAAGATAATAACAGGTCCTATAGCGATTTTAACTAGTGAAATATTTACATGGAACTTGTTTAGTATTTTGAATTTTGCTTTATCTGCAATTCTAATGTATAGCCTGGTAAGGTATTTGACAGACAACAAAATATCAGCCTTTATCTCAGGAATTATATACGGTTTTTGCCCTCATATTTGTATGCAGTCATTTAATCATATACAGATTGCTGCAATTCAGTGGATGCCTCTCTACATTTTATTTCTTATGAAATTATTATTTGAGAAAAATTATAAAAATGCACTCTTTTGCGGAATTTTCTATGCATTAGTCCTGTTGTCAAACGCATACTATGGCTATTACATGCTTTTGTTTACAGTGATATTTATTGTCTTCTTAGTATTAAAACATATCAAAAATCCAGGAGCAGTGATAAAGAAAAATAGATTCAAAATATTGAAATTAGCTGGTGTAGGCTTTTTAACTTCATTAATTATTATTATTCCATATGAATACAAAATAATTAAGCCAATTTTTTCAAAAGACAAGAATAATCCAGCTGTGTTCAATCGGCCACTACAGGGATTGATATTTTCCGCAGCCCGACCCAAGGATTTTCTGCTTCCTCCGCGTACAAATCCTGTGCTCAAGAATATATCCAAGCCATTTATGTCTCCTGATTTCGGCAGTATGATAGACCATACCTTGTATCTTGGATATACACCGCTAATTCTATCCATTATAGCAGCAGGCTTTTGGTGGAAAAGAAGGGAAAAGGAAAAAGGGAAAATGGGGAAGTTTAATTTTGTTGTACCATTTTTCGTGGCAGTCTTCTTCGTCTTTGGAATTATGTCTTCTCCGCCGTGGATTCCTATTGGCGCAGCGAAGCTGAACAGCGCGCCATTCAAGCTTCCAATGCCGTCATATTTTCTTCATAAAATATTCCCAATGTTCAGGTATTACTCAAGAATGGTTGTTGTAATGATGATATCATTGAGCGTCCTTTCGGGAATTGGGATAAAATTCTTATTAGAAAAATTTAAAATTAAAAATTTAAAATTAAAAATTATTTTTGCAGGTATAATTTTTGTCTTAATAGGAATTGAGTATGTAAATATTCCGCCATTTCATTACTTTGATTCAACACCGCCGGAGGTGTATACATGGCTGGCAAAACAGGATGGAGAGTTTAGCTCTGCTATTGCTGAATATCCGATGCTTGCCGGAAGAACGCCGGAATATGGATATCTGTTCTGGCAGAGGGTACATAAGCAGAAACTTGTTAATGGAGGAGACAGGGCTCGTTTAATGAAGCTCCTATACATTGATAATTCCAAAATCGTCAATCAGCTTAGAGAATGGGGAGTTAAGTATGTGATTATCCATAGGGACTTATACAAAGATTATGAGAAAGACTACAATATTCCTATGCCGATTATTGATGAAGAGAAACTTGGTTTGAGGCTGATAAGGGCTTTTGATCAGAAAAAGAACAAAAATTACAAAGAACAGTATTTTTCTCCGAACATGTATTTTGACAAATTCTTTGGCAAAACAGATGTATATAAGATAAAATAA